One window of the Acinonyx jubatus isolate Ajub_Pintada_27869175 chromosome A2, VMU_Ajub_asm_v1.0, whole genome shotgun sequence genome contains the following:
- the FLNC gene encoding filamin-C isoform X6, with translation MMNNSSYSEAAGLGLGDEVDDMPSTEKDLAEDAPWKKIQQNTFTRWCNEHLKCVGKRLTDLQRDLSDGLRLIALLEVLSQKRMYRKFHPRPNFRQMKLENVSVALEFLEREHIKLVSIDSKAIVDGNLKLILGLIWTLILHYSISMPMWEDEEDEDARKQTPKQRLLGWIQNKVPQLPITNFNRDWQDGKALGALVDNCAPGLCPDWEAWDPNQPVENAREAMQQADDWLGVPQVIAPEEIVDPNVDEHSVMTYLSQFPKAKLKPGAPVRSKQLNPKKAIAYGPGIEPHGNTVLQPAHFTVQTVDAGVGEVLVYIEDPEGHTEEAKVVPNNDKNRTYAVSYVPKVAGLHKVTVLFAGQNIERSPFEVNVGMALGDANKVSARGPGLEPVGNVANKPTYFDIYTAGAGTGDVAVVIVDPQGRRDTVEVALEDKGDSTFRCTYRPVMEGPHTVHVAFAGAPITRSPFPVHVAEACNPNACRASGRGLQPKGVRVKEVADFKVFTKGAGSGELKVTVKGPKGTEEPVKVREAGDGVFECEYHPVVPGKYVVTITWGGYAIPRSPFEVQVSPEAGAQKVRAWGPGLKTGQVGKSADFVVEAIGTEVGTLGFSIEGPSQAKIECDDKGDGSCDVRYWPTEPGEYAVHVICDDEDIRDSPFIAHIQPAAPDCFPDKVKAFGPGLEPTGCIVDKPAEFTIDARAAGKGDLNLYAQDADGCPVNIMVIPNGDGTFRCSYVPTKPIKHTIIIAWGGVNVPKSPFRVNVGEGSHPERVKVYGPGVEKTGLKANEPTYFTVDCSEAGQGDVSIGIKCAPGVVGPAEADIDFDIIKNDNDTFTVKYTPPGAGRYTIMVLFANQEIPASPFHIKVDPSHDASKVKAEGPGLNRTGVEVGKPTHFTVLTKGAGKAKLDVHFAGAAKGEAVRDFEIIDNHDYSYTVKYTAVQQGNMAVTVTYGGDPVPKSPFVVNVAPPLDLSKVKVQGLNSKVAVGQEQAFSVNTRGAGGQGQLDVRMTSPSRRPIPCKLEPGGGAETQAVRYMPPEEGPYKVDITYDGHPVPGSPFAVEGVLPPDPSKVCAYGPGLKGGLVGTPAPFSIDTKGAGTGGLGLTVEGPCEAKIECQDNGDGSCAVSYLPTEPGEYTINILFAEAHIPGSPFKATIRPVFDPSKVRASGPGLERGKAGEAATFTVDCSEAGEAELTIEILSDAGVKAEVLIHNNADGTYHITYSPAFPGTYTITIKYGGHPVPKFPTRVHVQPAVDTSGVKVSGPGVEPHGVLREVTTEFTVDARSLTATGGNHVTARVLNPSGAKTDTYVTDNGDGTYRVQYTAYEEGVHLVEVLYDDVAVPKSPFRVGVTEGCDPTRVRAFGPGLESGLVNKANHFTVETRGAGTGGLGLAIEGPSEAKMSCKDNKDGSCTVEYIPFTAGDYDVNITFGGRPIPGSPFRVPVKDVVDPGKVKCSGPGLGAGVRARVPQTFTVDCSQAGRAPLQVAVLGPTGVAEPVEVRDKGDGTHTVHYTPATDGPYTVAVKYADQEVPRSPFKIKVLPAHDASKVRASGPGLNASGIPASLPVEFTIDARDAGEGLLTVQILDPEGKPKKANIRDNGDGTYTVSYLPDMSGRYTITIKYGGDEIPYSPFRIHALPTGDASKCLVTGACLGPRIQIGEETVITVDAKAAGKGKVTCTVSTPDGAELDVDVVENHDGTFDIYYTAPEPGKYVITIRFGGEHIPNSPFHVLATEEPVVPVEPMESMLRPFNLVIPFTVQKGELTGEVRMPSGKTARPNITDNKDGTITVRYAPTEKGLHQMGIKYDGNHIPGSPLQFYVDAINSRHVSAYGPGLSHGMVNKPATFTIVTKDAGEGGLSLAVEGPSKAEITCKDNKDGTCTVSYLPTAPGDYSIIVRFDDKHIPGSPFTAKITGDDSMRTSQLNVGTSTDVSLKITESDLSLLTASIRAPSGNEEPCLLKRLPNRHIGISFTPKEVGEHVVSVRKSGKHVTNSPFKILVGPSEIGDASKVRVWGKGLSEGHTFQVAEFIVDTRNAGYGGLGLSIEGPSKVDINCEDMEDGTCKVTYCPTEPGTYIINIKFADKHVPGSPFTVKVTGEGRMKESITRRRQAPSIATIGSTCDLNLKIPGNWFQMVSAQERLTRTFTRSSHTYTRTERTEISKTRGGETKREVRVEESTQVGGDPFPAVFGDFLGRERLGSFGSITRQQEGEASSQDMTAQVTSPSGKMEAAEIVEGEDSAYSVRFVPQEMGPHTVTVKYRGQHVPGSPFQFTVGPLGEGGAHKVRAGGTGLERGVAGVPAEFSIWTREAGAGGLSIAVEGPSKAEISFEDRKDGSCGVSYVVQEPGDYEVSIKFNDEHIPDSPFVVPVASLSDDARRLTVTSLQETGLKVNQPASFAVQLNGARGVIDARVHTPSGAVEECYVSELDSDKHTIRFIPHENGVHSIDVKFNGAHIPGSPFKIRVGEQSQAGDPGLVSAYGPGLEGGTTGVSSEFIVNTLNAGSGALSVTIDGPSKVQLDCRECPEGHVVTYTPMAPGNYLIAIKYGGPQHIVGSPFKAKVTGPRLSGGHSLHETSTVLVETVTKSSSSRGSSYSSIPKFSSDASKVVTRGPGLSQAFVGQKNSFTVDCSKAGTNMMMVGVHGPKTPCEEVYVKHMGNRVYNVTYTVKEKGDYILIVKWGDESVPGSPFKVNVP, from the exons ATGATGAACAACAGCAGCTACTCAGAGGCCGCCGGCCTCGGCCTGGGCGACGAGGTGGACGACATGCCGTCCACGGAGAAGGACCTGGCGGAGGACGCGCCGTGGAAGAAGATCCAGCAGAACACGTTCACGCGCTGGTGCAACGAGCACCTGAAGTGTGTGGGCAAGCGCCTGACCGACCTGCAGCGAGACCTCAGCGACGGGCTGCGCCTCATCGCGCTGCTCGAGGTGCTCAGCCAGAAGCGCATGTATCGCAAGTTCCACCCGCGCCCCAACTTCCGCCAGATGAAGCTGGAGAACGTGTCCGTGGCCCTCGAGTTCCTGGAGCGCGAGCACATCAAGCTCGTGTCCATCG ACAGCAAGGCCATTGTGGATGGGAACCTGAAGCTGATCCTGGGTCTGATCTGGACGCTGATCCTACACTACTCCATCTCCATGCCCATGTGGGAGGATGAGGAGGACGAGGACGCCCGCAAGCAGACGCCCAAGCAGCGTCTGCTCGGCTGGATCCAGAACAAGGTGCCCCAGCTGCCCATCACTAACTTCAACCGTGACTGGCAGGATGGCAAAGCTCTGGGCGCCCTGGTGGACAACTGTGCCCCTG GCCTGTGCCCTGACTGGGAAGCCTGGGACCCCAACCAGCCTGTGGAGAACGCCCGGGAGGCCATGCAGCAGGCGGACGACTGGCTCGGGGTGCCCCAG GTGATTGCCCCCGAGGAGATTGTGGACCCCAACGTGGATGAGCATTCTGTCATGACCTACCTGTCCCAGTTCCCCAAGGCCAAACTCAAACCTGGTGCCCCTGTTCGCTCTAAACAGCTGAACCCCAAGAAGGCCATCGCCTACGGGCCTG GCATCGAGCCCCACGGCAACACTGTGCTACAGCCTGCCCACTTCACCGTGCAGACGGTGGATGCCGGCGTGGGCGAGGTGCTGGTCTACATTGAGGACCCTGAGGGCCACACCGAGGAG GCCAAAGTGGTTCCCAACAATGACAAGAACCGCACCTATGCTGTCTCCTATGTGCCCAAGGTTGCGGGGTTGCACAAG GTGACTGTGCTCTTTGCTGGCCAGAATATCGAACGCAGTCCCTTTGAGGTGAACGTGGGCATGGCTCTGGGAGATGCCAACAAGGTGTCAGCCCGTGGCCCTGGCCTGGAGCCTGTGGGCAATGTGGCCAACAAACCCACGTACTTTGACATCTATACTGCGG GGGCCGGCACTGGTGATGTCGCCGTGGTGATCGTGGACCCGCAGGGCCGGCGGGACACAGTGGAGGTGGCCCTGGAGGACAAGGGCGACAGCACGTTCCGATGCACGTACAGGCCTGTGATGGAGGGGCCCCACACGGTGCATGTGGCCTTCGCTGGTGCCCCCATCACCCGCAGTCCTTTCCCCGTCCATGTAGCTGAAG CCTGTAACCCTAACGCCTGCCGTGCCTCTGGGCGGGGCCTGCAGCCCAAGGGTGTGCGTGTGAAAGAGGTGGCTGATTTCAAGGTGTTCACTAAGGGTGCCGGCAGCGGGGAGCTCAAGGTCACAGTCAAAGGGCCAA AGGGCACAGAAGAGCCAGTGAAAGTGCGAGAGGCTGGAGATGGCGTGTTCGAGTGTGAGTACCACCCTGTGGTGCCTGGGAAGTATGTGGTGACCATCACGTGGGGCGGCTACGCCATCCCCCGCAG TCCTTTTGAGGTACAGGTGAGCCCAGAGGCAGGAGCGCAGAAGGTACGGGCCTGGGGTCCCGGCCTGAAAACTGGCCAGGTGGGGAAGTCGGCCGACTTTGTGGTGGAGGCCATTGGCACGGAGGTGGGGACACTGG GCTTCTCCATCGAGGGGCCCTCACAGGCCAAGATCGAGTGTGATGACAAGGGGGATGGCTCCTGCGATGTGCGGTACTGGCCCACGGAGCCTGGGGAGTACGCCGTGCACGTCATCTGCGATGATGAGGACATCCGAGACTCACCCTTCATTGCCCACATCCAGCCAGCCGCACCTGACTGCTTCCCGGATAAG GTGAAGGCCTTTGGGCCTGGCCTGGAGCCCACTGGCTGCATCGTGGACAAGCCTGCAGAGTTCACCATCGATGCCCGTGCTGCTGGCAAGGGAGACCTGAACCTGTATGCCCAG gatgcTGATGGCTGCCCTGTCAACATCATGGTCATCCCCAATGGCGACGGCACCTTCCGCTGCTCCTACGTGCCCACCAAGCCCATTAAACACACCATCATCATCGCCTGGGGAGGCGTCAATGTGCCCAAGAGCCCCTTCCGG GTGAACGTGGGAGAAGGCAGTCACCCCGAGCGGGTGAAGGTGTATGGCCCAGGCGTGGAGAAGACGGGCCTCAAGGCCAACGAGCCTACTTATTTCACCGTGGACTGCAGCGAGGCTGGGCAAG GTGACGTGAGTATCGGCATCAAGTGTGCTCCCGGAGTGGTGGGCCCTGCAGAAGCTGACATCGACTTTGACATCATCAAGAACGACAATGACACCTTCACAGTCAAGTACACCCCCCCAGGGGCCGGCCGCTACACCATTATGGTGCTGTTTGCCAACCAG GAGATCCCTGCCAGCCCCTTCCACATTAAGGTGGACCCATCCCACGATGCCAGCAAAGTCAAAGCTGAGGGCCCTGGGCTGAACCGCACGG GTGTGGAAGTCGGGAAGCCCACTCACTTCACGGTGCTGACCAAGGGAGCCGGCAAGGCCAAGCTGGACGTGCACTTTGCCGGGGCTGCCAAGGGTGAGGCCGTTCGGGACTTTGAAATCATCGACAACCATGACTACTCCTACACCGTCAAGTACACTGCCGTCCAGCAG GGCAACATGGCAGTGACGGTGACCTACGGTGGGGACCCTGTCCCCAAGAGCCCCTTTGTGGTGAATGTGGCACCCCCACTGGACCTCAGCAAAGTCAAAGTTCAAGGCCTGAACAGCA AGGTGGCTGTGGGGCAAGAACAGGCCTTCTCTGTGAACACACGTGGGGCTGGTGGTCAAGGGCAGCTGGATGTGCGGATGACTTCACCCTCCCGTCGCCCCATCCCTTGCAAGCTGGAGCCTGGGGGCGGAGCTGAAACCCAGGCCGTGCGCTACATGCCCCCTGAGGAGGGACCCTACAAGGTGGACATCACCTACGACGGTCACCCAGTGCCCGGTAGCCCCTTTGCTGTGGAGGGTGTCCTGCCCCCTGATCCCTCCAAG GTTTGTGCTTATGGGCCTGGTCTCAAGGGCGGCCTGGTAGGCACCCCGGCACCGTTCTCCATTGACACCAAGGGGGCTGGCACGGGCGGCCTGGGGCTGACTGTGGAGGGCCCCTGTGAGGCCAAGATTGAGTGCCAGGACAACGGTGATGGCTCATGTGCTGTCAGCTACCTGCCCACGGAGCCCGGCGAGTACACCATCAACATCTTGTTTGCCGAAGCCCACATCCCTGGCTCACCCTTCAAGGCCACCATCCGGCCCGTGTTCGACCCGAGCAAGGTGCGGGCCAGTGGGCCGGGCCTGGAGCGTGGCAAGGCTGGCGAGGCGGCCACCTTCACAGTGGACTGCTCGGAGGCTGGCGAGGCTGAGCTGACCATCGAGATCCTGTCGGACGCCGGTGTCAAGGCCGAGGTGCTGATCCACAACAATGCCGACGGCACCTACCACATCACCTACAGCCCCGCCTTTCCTGGCACCTACACAATTACCATCAAGTATGGCGGGCACCCTGTCCCCAAATTCCCTACCCGCGTCCACGTGCAGCCTGCTGTCGACACCAGTGGAGTCAAGGTCTCAGGGCCCGGGGTGGAGCCTCACG GTGTCCTGCGTGAGGTGACCACTGAGTTCACTGTGGATGCAAGATCCCTAACAGCCACAGGTGGGAACCATGTGACAGCTCGTGTGCTCAACCCCTCGGGTGCTAAGACGGACACCTATGTGACAGACAACGGGGACGGCACCTACCGAGTGCAGTACACAGCCTATGAAGAGG GCGTGCATCTGGTGGAGGTCCTGTATGATGACGTAGCTGTGCCCAAGAGCCCCTTCCGAGTGGGCGTGACCGAGGGCTGTGACCCCACCCGCGTGAGGGCCTTTGGGCCTGGCCTGGAGAGCGGCTTGGTCAACAAGGCCAACCACTTCACTGTGGAGACCAG GGGAGCTGGCACCGGAGGCCTCGGCCTAGCCATCGAGGGCCCCTCAGAAGCCAAGATGTCCTGCAAGGACAACAAAGATGGTAGCTGTACCGTGGAGTACATCCCTTTCACCGCTGGAGACTACGATGTCAACATCACCTTTGGGGGGCGGCCCATCCCAG GGAGCCCGTTCCGGGTGCCGGTGAAGGATGTGGTGGACCCTGGGAAGGTGAAGTGCTcagggccggggctgggggccggTGTCAGGGCCCGGGTACCCCAGACCTTCACGGTGGACTGCAGCCAAGCCGGCCGGGCCCCACTGCAAGTGGCCGTGCTGGGCCCCACAG GTGTAGCCGAGCCTGTAGAGGTGCGTGACAAGGGAGATGGCACCCACACCGTCCACTACACCCCAGCCACCGATGGGCCCTACACGGTAGCCGTCAAGTATGCCGACCAGGAGGTACCACGCAG TCctttcaagatcaaggtgcttcCTGCCCATGATGCCAGCAAGGTGCGGGCCAGCGGCCCCGGCCTCAACGCCTCTGGCATCCCTGCCAGCCTGCCCGTGGAGTTCACCATCGATGCCCGGGATGCCGGTGAGGGTTTGCTCACCGTCCAGATCCTG gaCCCGGAGGGAAAGCCCAAGAAAGCCAACATCCGAGACAACGGGGATGGCACGTACACTGTGTCCTACCTGCCAGACATGAGTGGCCGGTACACCATCACCATCAAGTATGGCGGCGACGAGATCCCCTACTCGCCCTTCCGCATCCATGCCCTGCCCACTGGGGATGCCAGCAAGTGTCTTGTCACAG GTGCCTGCTTGGGACCCCGCATCCAGATCGGGGAGGAGACAGTGATCACGGTGGACGCCAAGGCGGCAGGCAAGGGGAAGGTGACGTGCACGGTATCCACTCCGGATGGGGCGGAGCTCGACGTGGATGTGGTTGAGAACCACGATGGTACCTTTGACATCTACTATACAGCGCCCGAGCCGGGCAAGTACGTCATCACCATCCGCTTTGGAGGCGAGCACATCCCCAACAGCCCCTTCCACGTGCTG gccacagAGGAGCCAGTGGTGCCTGTAGAGCCAATGGAGTCCATGCTTAGGCCCTTCAACCTGGTCATCCCCTTCACCGTGCAGAAAGGGGAACTCACAG GGGAGGTACGGATGCCCTCTGGGAAAACAGCCCGGCCCAACATCACCGACAATAAGGATGGAACCATCACGGTGAGGTATGCACCCACCGAGAAAGGCCTGCACCAGATGGGGATCAAGTATGACGGCAACCACATCCCTG gAAGCCCCCTGCAGTTTTATGTGGATGCCATCAATAGCCGCCATGTGAGTGCTTATGGGCCAGGCCTGAGCCATGGCATGGTCAACAAGCCGGCCACCTTCACCATTGTCACCAAGGATGCTGGGGAAG GGGGCCTGTCCCTGGCTGTGGAGGGCCCATCCAAGGCAGAGATCACCTGCAAGGACAACAAGGATGGCACCTGCACCGTATCCTACTTACCCACAGCGCCTGGAGACTACAGCATCATCGTGCGCTTTGATGACAAGCACATCCCAGGAAGCCCCTTCACGGCCAAGATCACAG GCGATGACTCAATGAGGACATCACAGCTCAATGTGGGCACCTCCACGGATGTGTCACTGAAGATCACGGAGAGTGACCTGAGCCTGCTGACTGCCAGCATCCGCGCCCCCTCAGGCAACGAGGAGCCCTGCCTATTGAAGCGCCTGCCCAACAGGCACATTG GCATCTCCTTCACCCCGAAGGAGGTTGGGGAGCACGTGGTAAGCGTGCGCAAAAGTGGCAAGCATGTCACCAACAGCCCCTTCAAGATCCTGGTGGGGCCATCTGAGATCGGAGATGCCAGCAAGGTGCGGGTCTGGGGCAAGGGCCTGTCCGAGGGACACACCTTCCAGGTGGCGGAGTTCATCGTGGACACTCGCAACGCAG GTTACGGGGGCCTGGGGTTGAGTATTGAAGGCCCTAGCAAGGTGGACATCAACTGTGAGGACATGGAAGATGGCACATGCAAAGTCACCTACTGCCCCACTGAGCCTGGCACCTACATCATCAACATCAAATTTGCTGACAAGCACGTGCCTG GAAGCCCGTTCACTGTGAAGGTTACCGGTGAGGGTCGCATGAAGGAAAGCATCACGCGGCGGAGACAGGCACCTTCCATTGCCACCATTGGCAGCACCTGTGACCTCAATCTCAAGATCCCAG GGAACTGGTTCCAGATGGTGTCTGCCCAGGAGCGCCTGACGCGCACCTTCACACGCAGCAGCCACACATACACCCGCACAGAACGCACGGAGATCAGCAAGACGCGCGGCGGAGAGACCAAGCGTGAGGTGCGGGTAGAGGAGTCCACCCAGGTTGGTGGAGACCCCTTCCCCGCGGTCTTCGGGGACTTCTTGGGCCGGGAGCGCCTGGGCTCCTTTGGCAGCATCACCCGGCAGCAGGAGG GGGAGGCCAGTTCCCAGGACATGACTGCACAGGTGACCAGCCCATCGGGCAAGATGGAAGCCGCAGAGATTGTCGAGGGAGAAGACAGCGCGTACAGTGTGCGTTTTGTGCCCCAGGAAATGGGGCCCCATACAGTCACCGTCAAGTACCGCGGCCAGCATGTACCTGGCAGTCCCTTTCAGTTCACTGTGGGGCCGCTGGGTGAAGGTGGTGCCCACAAAGTGCGGGCTGGAGGCACAGGACTGGAGCGAGGTGTGGCCGGTGTGCCAG CTGAATTCAGCATTTGGACCCGAGAAGCTGGTGCTGGAGGCCTGTCTATTGCCGTGGAGGGTCCCAGCAAGGCGGAGATTTCATTTGAGGACCGAAAAGATGGCTCCTGTGGGGTCTCCTATGTTGTCCAGGAACCAG GTGACTATGAGGTCTCCATCAAGTTCAATGATGAACACATACCAGATAGCCCTTTTGTGGTACCTGTGGCCTCCCTCTCAGATGATGCTCGCCGCCTCACTGTCACCAGCCTCCAG GAAACAGGGCTCAAGGTGAACCAGCCGGCGTCCTTTGCGGTGCAGCTGAATGGTGCTCGGGGTGTGATTGATGCAAGGGTGCACACGCCCTCGGGTGCGGTGGAGGAGTGCTACGTCTCTGAGCTGGACAGCG ACAAGCACACCATCCGCTTCATCCCCCACGAGAACGGCGTCCACTCTATTGATGTCAAGTTCAACGGTGCCCACATCCCTGGCAGTCCCTTCAAGATCCGCGTTGGGGAACAGAGCCAGGCTGGGGACCCAGGCTTGGTGTCAGCTTATGGTCCTGGACTTGAGGGAGGCACTACTG GCGTGTCATCAGAGTTCATTGTCAACACCCTGAATGCGGGCTCAGGGGCCTTGTCTGTCACCATCGATGGCCCCTCCAAGGTGCAGCTGGACTGTCGGGAGTGTCCTGAGGGCCATGTTGTCACTTACACTCCCATGGCTCCTGGCAACTACCTCATTGCCATCAAGTACGGTGGCCCCCAGCACATCGTGGGCAGCCCCTTCAAGGCCAAAGTCACAG GTCCCCGGCTGTCTGGAGGCCACAGCCTTCATGAAACATCCACAGTTCTGGTGGAGACCGTGACCAAATCCTCCTCAAGCCGTGGCTCCAGCTACAGCTCCATCCCCAAGTTCTCCTCGGATGCCAGCAAGGTGGTGACACGGGGCCCTGGGCTGTCCCAGGCCTTTGTGGGCCAGAAGAACTCCTTCACCGTGGACTGCAGCAAAGCAG GCACCAACATGATGATGGTGGGCGTGCATGGGCCCAAGACCCCCTGTGAGGAGGTGTACGTGAAGCACATGGGGAACCGGGTCTACAATGTCACCTACACCGTCAAGGAGAAAGGGGACTACATCCTCATTGTCAAGTGGGGCGACGAAAGTGTTCCCGGAAGCCCCTTCAAAGTCAACGTGCCCTGA